One genomic segment of Trichocoleus sp. includes these proteins:
- the gyrB gene encoding DNA topoisomerase (ATP-hydrolyzing) subunit B — translation MTTNYGASQIQVLEGLEAVRMRPGMYIGTTGPRGLHHLVYEVVDNAVDEALAGYCSHILVALNADGSVSVTDDGRGIPTDIHPRTGKSALETVMTILHAGGKFGGGGYKVSGGLHGVGISVVNALSEMVEVTVWRGKEVHKQRYERGLAVTELLTEPTTETRTGTSVTFKPDAQIFTTGTTFDYATLAGRLRELAYLNAGVQITFTDSRLDLLKSDEPKVETFHYAGGIREYIEYMNKDKQPLHEEIIYIQGERDTIQVEVALQWCVDAYTDNLLGFANNIRTIDGGTHLEGLKAVLTRTMNAIARKRNKLKEGESNLAGENVREGLTGVISVKVPNPEFEGQTKTKLGNTEVRGIVDSVVNETLSEYLEFRPGVADSILDKAIQAFNAAEAARRARELVRRKSVLESSTLPGKLADCSSRDPSESEIFIVEGDSAGGSAKQGRDRRYQAILPLRGKILNIEKTDDAKIYKNAEIQALITALGLGIKGEEFDASQLRYHRIVIMTDADVDGAHIRTLLLTFFYRYQRSMVDQGYVYIACPPLYKIERGRNHYYCYSDRERDQITSGFPDNAKYEIQRFKGLGEMMPQQLWDTTMNPSTRTLKRVEIEDAAEADRIFTVLMGDRVAPRREFIETYGSKLNLADLDI, via the coding sequence ATGACGACAAATTATGGAGCTAGCCAGATTCAAGTCCTGGAAGGTCTGGAAGCTGTCCGTATGCGTCCAGGTATGTATATTGGCACAACTGGACCGCGTGGATTGCACCATCTGGTTTATGAGGTTGTAGATAATGCTGTCGATGAGGCGCTGGCAGGTTATTGTAGTCACATTTTGGTTGCTTTGAATGCGGATGGCTCCGTTAGCGTCACCGATGATGGGCGCGGTATCCCGACCGATATTCACCCTCGAACTGGCAAGTCTGCGCTGGAAACTGTGATGACAATCCTGCACGCAGGCGGGAAGTTTGGTGGGGGTGGTTATAAAGTATCGGGTGGCTTACATGGAGTTGGTATCTCCGTGGTGAATGCGCTATCTGAAATGGTGGAAGTAACAGTCTGGCGCGGTAAAGAAGTTCATAAACAACGCTACGAACGAGGGCTTGCCGTTACGGAGCTGCTGACTGAACCGACCACCGAGACTCGTACTGGAACATCGGTAACGTTTAAGCCAGATGCTCAAATCTTCACGACTGGAACTACATTTGACTATGCCACCCTTGCCGGACGACTGCGAGAGCTGGCATACCTGAATGCAGGTGTCCAAATTACCTTCACTGATTCCCGGTTGGATCTGCTCAAAAGCGATGAGCCAAAGGTGGAAACCTTCCACTATGCGGGGGGCATCCGCGAGTACATCGAGTACATGAATAAAGACAAGCAGCCCCTCCACGAAGAAATCATCTACATTCAAGGTGAACGAGACACGATTCAGGTGGAAGTGGCGCTGCAGTGGTGTGTGGATGCTTACACCGATAACCTGCTGGGCTTCGCAAATAATATTCGGACGATCGACGGAGGAACTCACTTAGAGGGACTCAAAGCTGTTCTGACTCGCACAATGAACGCGATCGCCCGCAAGCGGAACAAGCTGAAAGAAGGCGAGTCGAACCTTGCTGGGGAAAACGTCCGGGAAGGTTTGACTGGCGTGATTTCAGTCAAAGTGCCCAACCCTGAGTTTGAGGGACAAACCAAGACCAAGCTCGGCAACACTGAAGTTCGGGGCATTGTTGATTCGGTCGTCAACGAAACTTTAAGCGAATATCTGGAGTTTCGTCCTGGAGTCGCAGATTCCATCCTCGATAAAGCAATCCAGGCATTTAATGCGGCTGAGGCGGCTCGTCGGGCTCGTGAACTGGTGCGCCGTAAGTCCGTTCTTGAATCCTCGACGCTTCCGGGTAAGCTGGCAGACTGTAGCTCTCGCGATCCCTCAGAGTCTGAAATTTTTATTGTAGAAGGGGATTCTGCAGGTGGTTCGGCAAAGCAAGGGCGCGATCGGCGTTACCAGGCAATCCTGCCGCTGCGAGGTAAGATTCTCAACATTGAGAAAACTGATGATGCCAAGATCTACAAAAATGCAGAAATTCAAGCGCTGATTACGGCTCTCGGATTGGGCATTAAGGGCGAGGAGTTTGATGCTTCGCAACTGCGCTATCACCGTATTGTGATCATGACAGACGCAGACGTGGATGGGGCGCATATTCGGACACTGCTGCTCACCTTCTTCTACCGCTATCAGCGATCGATGGTGGATCAGGGCTATGTTTATATTGCCTGCCCGCCGCTCTACAAAATTGAACGGGGACGCAACCACTATTACTGCTATAGCGATCGAGAGCGCGATCAGATCACGTCCGGCTTCCCAGATAACGCGAAGTATGAAATTCAGCGATTTAAGGGTCTGGGTGAAATGATGCCTCAGCAGCTATGGGATACCACAATGAACCCATCAACCCGTACTCTAAAGCGAGTCGAGATCGAGGACGCTGCTGAAGCCGATCGAATCTTTACTGTGCTGATGGGCGATCGGGTGGCTCCGCGTCGTGAGTTTATTGAAACTTATGGCTCGAAGCTCAACCTTGCCGATTTGGACATCTAA
- a CDS encoding NAD(P)H-dependent glycerol-3-phosphate dehydrogenase, producing the protein MEAIDLLPSIQVQQATVTVLGAGVWGSALATLVRQAGHRARLWSRSGELSLADAVSDAEIVLSAISMKGVPETIARLEAISIPAQTIFVTATKGLDPATRQTPAQLWHQAFPQQPIVVLSGPNLSEEIKQGLPAATVAASHTEAAAQRVQTVLSSDRFRVYTNSDPLGTELGGTLKNVIAIAAGVCDGLDLGTNARSALITRALAEIIRIGTHLGARPETFFGLAGLGDLLATCTSALSRNYRVGYGLAKGKSLEQILRDLKSTAEGVSTTNVLIDLADREQIAVPVSYQVYLLLNGQITPQQAVVALMERDLKSEAVDLRSQG; encoded by the coding sequence GTGGAGGCGATCGATTTATTACCATCAATTCAGGTTCAGCAGGCAACGGTTACTGTGCTGGGGGCAGGCGTTTGGGGGTCGGCTTTAGCAACGCTGGTTCGGCAGGCAGGGCATCGAGCCAGGCTGTGGTCACGAAGTGGAGAATTAAGCTTAGCGGATGCTGTTTCCGATGCAGAAATCGTTTTGTCTGCCATATCGATGAAAGGCGTACCAGAAACGATCGCTCGTTTAGAAGCAATTTCGATTCCGGCACAAACGATTTTTGTCACGGCAACCAAGGGGCTTGATCCTGCAACACGCCAGACTCCAGCCCAACTCTGGCATCAGGCATTTCCGCAGCAGCCGATCGTCGTTCTTTCGGGTCCCAATCTCTCTGAAGAAATTAAGCAGGGTCTACCTGCAGCAACAGTTGCTGCCAGCCATACCGAAGCCGCTGCCCAGCGAGTGCAAACTGTTCTTTCATCCGATCGATTCCGGGTCTATACCAACAGTGACCCTTTAGGAACAGAGCTAGGCGGAACGTTGAAGAATGTGATTGCCATTGCTGCCGGGGTTTGTGATGGGCTGGATTTAGGCACAAATGCGCGATCGGCACTGATCACTCGAGCGCTGGCAGAAATTATTCGCATTGGGACACATTTAGGAGCCAGACCCGAAACGTTTTTTGGATTAGCAGGCTTAGGCGATTTGCTGGCAACTTGCACCAGTGCTCTGAGCCGTAACTATCGAGTCGGGTATGGGCTAGCAAAAGGCAAATCTTTAGAGCAAATCTTGAGAGACTTAAAAAGTACGGCTGAAGGCGTGAGTACAACTAACGTCCTGATCGATCTTGCCGATCGCGAGCAGATTGCCGTTCCGGTGTCGTATCAGGTGTATTTGTTGCTGAATGGTCAAATCACTCCACAGCAAGCAGTTGTAGCCTTGATGGAGCGAGATTTGAAATCAGAAGCTGTGGATTTGCGATCGCAGGGATAG